A single region of the Marinobacter nanhaiticus D15-8W genome encodes:
- the urtA gene encoding urea ABC transporter substrate-binding protein produces the protein MTIKKHLKTGFSALALSLTISTAATAADEGPIKVGILHSLSGTMAISESTLKDTMLMLIEKQNAEGGVMGRQLEPVVVDPASNWPLFAEKARELLAKEKVDVIFGNWTSVSRKSVLPVVEELNGLLFYPVQYEGEESSENVFYTGAAPNQQAIPAVDYLMNEVGVKRWVLAGTDYVYPRTTNKILETYLKDHGVAQEDIMINYTPFGHSNWQSIVSDIKKFGSAGKKTAVVSTINGDANVPFYRELANQGIDAADIPVVAFSVGEQELSGIDTGPLVGHLAAWNYFMSVDADANYDFIDQWIEYTGKEDAVTNDPMEAHYIGFNMYIEAVKKAGTTDVDAVKDAIIGVSVPNLTGGYATMMPNHHITKPVLIGEIQDNGQFSVVWQTPSTVAGDAWSDFLPGSKDLISDWRKPLFCGNYNVVEKTCGGKAEVAAQ, from the coding sequence ATGACTATTAAAAAACACCTCAAGACCGGGTTCTCTGCCCTAGCGCTCTCCCTCACGATTTCCACGGCTGCCACAGCGGCCGACGAAGGTCCGATCAAGGTCGGTATCCTGCACTCACTCTCCGGCACCATGGCGATCAGTGAGTCCACCCTGAAAGACACCATGCTGATGCTGATCGAGAAGCAGAACGCCGAAGGCGGTGTGATGGGCCGTCAGCTCGAGCCGGTCGTGGTCGACCCGGCCTCCAACTGGCCGCTGTTCGCCGAGAAGGCCCGCGAACTGCTGGCTAAGGAAAAAGTCGACGTGATCTTCGGCAACTGGACCTCCGTGTCCCGTAAGTCGGTCCTCCCTGTCGTGGAAGAGCTGAACGGGCTGCTGTTCTACCCGGTCCAGTACGAAGGTGAAGAGTCTTCCGAGAACGTGTTCTACACCGGCGCTGCGCCCAACCAGCAGGCGATCCCGGCGGTTGACTACCTGATGAACGAAGTGGGCGTTAAGCGCTGGGTTCTTGCAGGCACCGACTACGTCTACCCGCGCACTACCAACAAGATCCTCGAGACCTACCTGAAGGATCACGGCGTGGCGCAGGAAGACATCATGATCAACTACACGCCGTTCGGTCACTCCAACTGGCAGTCCATCGTTTCCGACATCAAGAAGTTCGGCAGCGCCGGTAAGAAGACCGCCGTCGTCTCCACCATCAACGGTGACGCCAACGTGCCGTTCTACCGCGAGCTGGCCAACCAGGGCATCGATGCCGCCGATATCCCGGTGGTTGCCTTCTCCGTGGGTGAGCAGGAACTCTCCGGTATCGACACCGGCCCGCTGGTAGGCCACCTGGCTGCCTGGAACTACTTCATGAGTGTCGATGCCGACGCCAACTACGACTTCATCGACCAGTGGATCGAGTACACCGGCAAGGAAGATGCCGTGACCAACGATCCGATGGAAGCGCACTACATCGGCTTCAACATGTACATCGAAGCGGTCAAGAAAGCCGGCACCACCGACGTGGATGCGGTCAAGGACGCCATCATTGGTGTCTCCGTACCCAACCTGACCGGCGGCTACGCCACCATGATGCCCAACCACCACATCACCAAGCCGGTCCTCATCGGCGAAATCCAGGACAACGGCCAGTTCTCCGTAGTCTGGCAGACCCCGTCCACCGTGGCTGGCGATGCCTGGTCTGACTTCCTGCCGGGTTCCAAGGACCTGATCAGCGACTGGCGCAAGCCCCTGTTCTGCGGCAACTACAACGTGGTCGAGAAGACCTGCGGCGGCAAGGCCGAAGTTGCAGCGCAATAA